One stretch of Coriobacteriia bacterium DNA includes these proteins:
- a CDS encoding methylenetetrahydrofolate reductase has translation MCLTRALCSADILLAYRRTRVTRGISVRNVFREALENGEFVVTCEMIPGRGAFEAYQEADHLKMKAIWETGLVHAISITDCPSGNPAISPPTVARRFAREGIPSIVHYTCKDRSRNMMQGELYAMQLRGLENLLIMSGDYQGSGFEGAGRPDFDLDPANALRLVSAMNEGLVYHGRDGDVRETPAHFFPGAVVNPYKYREGESIPQYLKLEKKLICGAKFIIQQLGFDARKMQEQLFYVEERGYNVPMIANIFMLTKSAAQLMRKGTIAGCVVSDELMAELEEEAAIDAQTPGYARDRRIERAAKQIAIARGLGYAGVHIGGVGLDADTVTEVLERSSAYEDDWLACVRELSYGKPGGFYLYESELDEDGKPTGLNTHEHAALDEDISGRKLFKGYGLSRLFHKLALAQEYDDEGSVVGRSGLNGMLAWNMDRLDRKKGVNRAHGFEHTCKTFLYGCIDCGDCGLESVAYSCPMASCPKSERNGPCGGSMDGYCEVYPPTKEGGTRFCVHYMAYHRLKRAGKLDEYTSFITPPNDWTYWQRSAWSNYTHGRDNCAKRIPIDIGFDGSPGGLPKDEAE, from the coding sequence ATGTGTCTCACCCGTGCTCTCTGCTCGGCTGATATACTGCTCGCATATCGGAGAACGAGGGTAACAAGGGGGATCTCCGTGAGAAACGTGTTCCGAGAGGCGTTGGAAAACGGTGAGTTCGTCGTCACCTGCGAGATGATTCCGGGGCGCGGCGCCTTCGAGGCCTACCAGGAGGCCGATCACCTCAAGATGAAGGCCATCTGGGAAACCGGTCTCGTGCATGCCATCTCGATCACCGATTGTCCGAGCGGCAACCCTGCCATCAGCCCGCCTACCGTTGCGCGACGTTTCGCGCGCGAAGGGATTCCCTCGATCGTCCACTACACGTGCAAGGACCGTTCGCGCAACATGATGCAGGGCGAGCTCTACGCGATGCAGCTGCGCGGTCTCGAAAACCTGCTTATCATGTCGGGGGATTACCAGGGCTCTGGTTTCGAGGGAGCGGGCCGGCCGGACTTTGACCTCGATCCCGCCAACGCCCTGCGTCTCGTGAGCGCCATGAACGAGGGCCTCGTCTACCACGGTCGCGATGGCGACGTGCGCGAGACTCCCGCGCATTTCTTTCCCGGGGCCGTCGTCAATCCGTACAAGTACCGCGAGGGCGAGAGCATTCCGCAATACCTCAAGCTGGAGAAGAAGCTCATCTGCGGCGCAAAGTTCATCATCCAACAGCTGGGGTTCGATGCGCGCAAGATGCAGGAGCAGCTCTTCTATGTCGAGGAACGTGGCTACAACGTACCCATGATCGCCAATATCTTCATGCTTACCAAGAGCGCCGCACAGCTCATGCGTAAGGGAACAATTGCCGGTTGCGTCGTCAGTGACGAGCTCATGGCTGAGCTCGAGGAAGAGGCCGCGATTGACGCACAAACGCCTGGCTATGCCCGCGACAGGCGCATCGAACGCGCTGCCAAGCAGATCGCCATCGCTCGCGGATTGGGCTATGCGGGCGTGCATATCGGCGGTGTTGGCCTGGATGCGGACACCGTCACCGAGGTGCTCGAACGGTCGAGCGCCTATGAGGATGATTGGCTTGCCTGCGTCCGGGAGCTCTCCTATGGTAAGCCCGGCGGCTTCTACCTCTACGAATCCGAGCTCGACGAAGACGGCAAACCCACCGGACTCAATACGCATGAGCACGCCGCGCTCGACGAGGACATATCTGGTCGCAAGCTCTTCAAGGGTTATGGCCTATCGCGCCTTTTCCACAAGCTTGCGCTCGCGCAAGAATACGATGACGAGGGGAGCGTTGTTGGCCGCTCTGGTTTGAACGGCATGCTCGCCTGGAACATGGACCGGCTGGACCGCAAGAAGGGCGTCAACCGCGCTCATGGTTTCGAGCACACGTGCAAGACCTTCCTCTACGGTTGCATCGACTGCGGCGACTGCGGCCTGGAGTCCGTCGCCTACAGCTGTCCGATGGCTTCGTGTCCCAAGAGCGAGCGCAACGGCCCGTGCGGCGGCAGCATGGATGGCTACTGCGAGGTCTATCCTCCCACGAAGGAGGGCGGAACGCGCTTTTGCGTGCATTACATGGCGTACCATCGGCTCAAGCGCGCCGGCAAGCTCGACGAATACACGAGCTTCATCACGCCGCCCAACGACTGGACTTACTGGCAGCGCAGCGCCTGGAGCAACTACACGCACGGGCGCGATAACTGCGCCAAGCGTATCCCCATCGACATCGGTTTCGACGGTAGCCCGGGCGGCTTGCCGAAAGACGAAGCGGAATAG
- the higA gene encoding addiction module antidote protein, HigA family produces MGTVEYAIVPVSPGELLEEEFLKPMGISKYRLAKDIHVPAGRIGQIVAGKRAVTADTDLRLCRYFGLTDGYWLRAQAAYDTELARRRIEGELATITPLCELEMA; encoded by the coding sequence ATGGGAACCGTCGAATATGCAATCGTGCCCGTCTCGCCAGGCGAGCTCCTCGAGGAGGAGTTCCTCAAGCCCATGGGCATCTCCAAGTATCGCCTGGCAAAGGATATTCACGTGCCTGCCGGCCGCATTGGTCAGATCGTCGCTGGCAAGCGTGCGGTCACGGCGGACACGGATCTGCGGCTCTGCAGGTACTTCGGCCTGACGGATGGCTATTGGCTACGTGCCCAGGCAGCATACGATACCGAGCTTGCCAGACGGCGCATCGAAGGCGAGCTTGCCACGATAACGCCCCTTTGCGAGCTCGAAATGGCCTAG
- a CDS encoding dehydrogenase: protein MSKMETTLQSIACGGTGGEMTAVDTMDGKIVRIRPFRIDTKYTLDELKDSMWEIDVDGEVFKPTIKTCPNWMALAYKNRVYSKNRVLKPLKRVDWEPGGDPAKINAANRGKSKFVEISWDEALDIMESELRRIIDTYGPYSVICVGEDGHRESKDLHAGGGMHANLMDKLGGYTRETRTPDSVEGWYWGAKHVWGAGANHGLGLVAPPETDFNSWNVLPDICKNSELLVFDAGDYELTTNYASMFLSQVMGYWERLGKEMVSVDPFCNYTNVCHNMKWIPVLPNTDAALHFGVIYTWITEDLYDKDYVDTHTVHFDKLVDYVMGKEDGEVKDAKWASERCGVPPWTIKAFARNMAKKTTAHIHYSSGHIKTPYSHEPARTSAYMLAMQGLGKPGVQQYHLSAQVTAKERIARSTTAPFTMAIQCRMFFPSAQSLPRTMIAEALQTGKAKWWGSPCIVYVENSEQFQEFNYPGNPKAALAMQQAMAERMGQPIPTEEPKIDRIHMLWSEKPCNMNCWDGGFNYQDAIRTDEVEFFVTNHQWLENDSLFADLVLPVTTCLEDNDDMGASSQVPLRHAGLTPAAIEHQGESLSDFQIACTIGERFGVREAIDKGMSDDMWIETAFMSSRLPEEIEWEDYKERGYYYPKLEENWQDMKPGMRNFYENPEEFPLDTPTGKIEFWSQALADNFPDDKERQPMAKWIIGGPKEEGWTHDETLWGERAKKYPLLVTANPAKWRVHVQGDDIKWFREIETCKVKGKDGYLYEPLWISPEEAERRGIKDGDIVKMFNERGTILCGARISERVTGPSVVIAKGSRVDPIAPHLDRGGAANLICPGNQISKHCKGFAVTGYLVEVAKVTDEEYEGWKRDYPEAFARDYDPAIGINRKSWVIEK, encoded by the coding sequence ATGAGCAAGATGGAGACGACGCTCCAGAGCATTGCTTGCGGCGGTACGGGCGGTGAGATGACCGCGGTCGACACCATGGACGGCAAGATCGTGCGCATCAGGCCGTTTCGCATCGACACCAAGTACACGCTCGACGAGCTGAAGGACTCGATGTGGGAGATTGACGTCGACGGCGAGGTGTTCAAGCCGACGATTAAGACCTGCCCCAATTGGATGGCGCTTGCCTACAAGAACCGCGTGTACTCCAAGAACCGCGTGCTCAAACCGCTCAAGCGCGTGGACTGGGAGCCGGGCGGCGACCCCGCAAAGATCAACGCGGCCAACCGCGGCAAGTCCAAGTTCGTCGAGATCTCCTGGGACGAGGCGCTCGACATCATGGAGAGCGAGCTCAGGCGCATCATCGATACCTATGGCCCGTACTCGGTCATATGCGTGGGCGAGGATGGCCACCGCGAGTCCAAGGACCTGCACGCCGGCGGCGGCATGCACGCCAACCTCATGGACAAGCTGGGCGGCTACACGCGCGAGACGCGCACGCCGGACTCCGTCGAGGGCTGGTACTGGGGTGCCAAGCACGTGTGGGGCGCAGGTGCAAATCACGGCCTGGGCCTGGTGGCACCTCCCGAGACCGACTTCAACTCGTGGAACGTCCTTCCTGACATCTGCAAGAATTCCGAGCTGCTGGTCTTCGACGCTGGTGACTACGAGCTTACCACCAACTACGCCTCGATGTTCCTCTCGCAGGTCATGGGTTACTGGGAGCGCCTGGGCAAGGAGATGGTGTCTGTCGATCCGTTCTGCAACTACACCAACGTCTGCCACAACATGAAGTGGATTCCGGTGCTCCCCAACACCGACGCCGCCCTGCATTTTGGCGTGATCTACACGTGGATCACCGAGGACCTCTACGACAAGGATTACGTCGACACGCATACGGTGCACTTCGACAAGCTCGTCGACTACGTCATGGGCAAGGAAGACGGCGAGGTCAAGGATGCGAAGTGGGCAAGCGAGCGCTGCGGCGTGCCGCCGTGGACCATCAAGGCCTTCGCGCGCAATATGGCCAAGAAGACTACCGCGCACATTCACTACAGCTCCGGCCACATCAAGACGCCGTACTCCCACGAGCCTGCCCGCACGTCGGCCTACATGCTCGCCATGCAGGGCCTGGGCAAGCCCGGCGTGCAGCAGTACCACCTGAGCGCGCAGGTCACCGCCAAGGAGAGGATCGCACGTTCCACGACCGCTCCGTTCACCATGGCCATCCAGTGCCGCATGTTCTTCCCCAGCGCCCAGAGCCTGCCGCGCACGATGATCGCCGAGGCGCTGCAGACCGGCAAGGCCAAGTGGTGGGGCAGCCCCTGCATCGTCTACGTTGAGAATAGCGAGCAGTTCCAGGAGTTCAACTATCCCGGCAACCCCAAGGCCGCGCTTGCCATGCAGCAGGCCATGGCCGAGCGCATGGGTCAGCCCATTCCCACCGAGGAGCCCAAGATCGACCGCATTCACATGCTGTGGTCCGAGAAGCCCTGCAACATGAACTGCTGGGATGGCGGCTTCAACTACCAGGACGCCATCCGCACCGACGAGGTCGAGTTCTTCGTTACCAACCACCAGTGGCTGGAAAACGACTCTCTCTTCGCCGACCTGGTGCTTCCCGTCACCACTTGCCTCGAGGACAACGACGACATGGGCGCTTCCTCGCAGGTGCCGCTGCGCCATGCGGGCCTTACGCCTGCTGCCATCGAGCACCAGGGAGAGTCCCTGTCCGACTTCCAAATCGCCTGCACCATCGGCGAGCGCTTTGGCGTGCGCGAGGCAATCGACAAGGGCATGAGCGACGACATGTGGATCGAGACGGCGTTTATGAGCTCGCGTCTACCTGAGGAAATCGAGTGGGAGGACTACAAGGAGCGCGGCTACTACTATCCGAAGCTGGAGGAGAACTGGCAGGACATGAAGCCGGGCATGCGCAACTTCTACGAGAACCCCGAGGAGTTCCCGCTGGACACGCCCACCGGCAAGATCGAGTTCTGGAGTCAGGCGCTGGCCGACAACTTCCCCGACGACAAGGAGCGCCAGCCCATGGCCAAGTGGATCATCGGCGGTCCCAAGGAAGAGGGCTGGACGCATGACGAGACGCTGTGGGGCGAGCGCGCCAAGAAGTACCCGCTCTTGGTGACGGCCAACCCGGCCAAGTGGCGCGTGCACGTCCAGGGTGACGACATCAAGTGGTTCCGCGAGATCGAGACCTGCAAGGTCAAGGGCAAGGACGGCTACCTCTATGAGCCGCTGTGGATCAGCCCGGAGGAGGCAGAGCGCCGTGGCATCAAGGACGGTGACATCGTCAAGATGTTCAACGAGCGCGGCACGATCCTGTGCGGTGCCCGCATCTCCGAGCGCGTCACCGGTCCGTCCGTCGTCATCGCCAAGGGCAGCCGCGTAGACCCCATCGCTCCGCATCTGGACCGCGGCGGTGCGGCGAATCTCATCTGCCCGGGCAACCAGATCTCCAAGCACTGCAAGGGCTTTGCGGTCACCGGATACCTGGTCGAGGTCGCTAAGGTCACCGATGAGGAGTACGAGGGCTGGAAGCGCGACTACCCCGAGGCATTTGCCCGCGACTATGACCCGGCCATCGGCATCAACCGCAAGTCCTGGGTCATCGAGAAATAG
- a CDS encoding oxidoreductase, protein MKVFVIDPTRCVGCHNCQIACKDEHCGNCWMPYAEEQPEIGQFWMKVEQKERGHAPHVKVSYTPRLCNHCGNAPCIKAAKDGAVYRRDDGLVIIDPEKAKGQKQIVDACPYDVIYWNEEKEIPQKCTGCAHLIDDPEQPIRVPRCMDNCHLDVIRFGEESEFDLTGMEVLHPEYKTDPHVYYTKLPKKFIAGTVYDPEAEEIVEGATVTATCAEGNASATTDHWGDFWLEDLPDAQWRITIEKDGKQAELEVSTMEEDQGLKDIPLA, encoded by the coding sequence ATGAAGGTATTCGTCATAGATCCCACCCGCTGCGTTGGCTGCCATAACTGCCAGATCGCCTGCAAGGACGAGCACTGCGGCAATTGCTGGATGCCGTATGCCGAGGAGCAGCCCGAGATCGGCCAGTTCTGGATGAAGGTCGAGCAGAAGGAGCGCGGGCATGCACCGCACGTCAAGGTGAGCTATACCCCGCGCCTGTGCAACCACTGCGGCAACGCGCCCTGCATCAAGGCTGCCAAGGATGGCGCGGTCTACCGCCGCGACGATGGCCTGGTCATCATCGATCCGGAAAAGGCCAAGGGCCAGAAGCAGATTGTGGACGCCTGCCCATACGACGTGATCTACTGGAACGAGGAGAAGGAGATCCCGCAGAAGTGCACCGGCTGTGCGCACCTCATCGACGACCCCGAGCAGCCCATCCGCGTGCCCCGCTGCATGGACAACTGCCACCTGGACGTCATCCGCTTCGGCGAGGAAAGCGAGTTCGACCTCACCGGCATGGAGGTCCTGCATCCCGAGTACAAGACCGACCCGCACGTCTACTACACCAAGCTGCCCAAGAAGTTCATCGCCGGCACGGTGTATGACCCGGAGGCCGAGGAGATTGTCGAGGGCGCGACTGTCACTGCGACTTGCGCCGAGGGCAACGCCTCGGCAACGACCGATCACTGGGGCGACTTCTGGCTCGAGGACCTGCCCGATGCCCAGTGGCGCATCACCATCGAGAAGGACGGCAAGCAAGCCGAGCTCGAGGTGAGCACCATGGAAGAGGACCAGGGTCTCAAGGACATCCCGCTAGCGTAA
- a CDS encoding excinuclease ABC subunit A — protein sequence MIKSFKDSDTRKLADGQHVARFANIERVALRKIRQLQIAGSLNDLRVPPGNHLEALKGSREGQHSIRINDQYRICFVWTQAGCADVEIVDYH from the coding sequence ATGATAAAGTCGTTCAAAGATTCGGATACGCGCAAGCTTGCTGACGGACAGCATGTAGCCCGCTTCGCGAATATCGAGAGAGTGGCGCTCAGGAAAATTCGCCAGCTCCAGATTGCCGGATCGCTCAACGACTTGCGTGTGCCGCCCGGCAATCATCTTGAGGCCTTGAAGGGGAGTCGGGAGGGCCAGCATAGCATTCGCATAAACGATCAGTACCGCATCTGCTTTGTCTGGACGCAAGCCGGGTGCGCTGACGTCGAGATAGTCGACTATCACTAG
- a CDS encoding carbamoyl phosphate synthase large subunit, giving the protein MPKRTDIHKVMIIGSGPIIIGQACEFDYSGTQACKALRSLGYEIVLVNSNPATIMTDPDIADRTYIEPLNVERLEQIIAIERPDALLPNLGGQSGLNLSSELAEAGILDKYGVKVIGVQIDAIKRGEDREEFKNTMEELGIEMARSRVSHTVEEAVEIAEELGYPCVLRPAYTMGGTGGGLVYNIDELKTTVARGLAASPVTEVLVEESVLGWEELEFEVVRDAKGQLITVCTIENIDPMGVHTGDSFCAAPMQTISQEVIDRLQKKSYAIVDKVGVIGGTNVQWAHDPVSDRDIIIEINPRTSRSSALASKATGFPIALVSAMLASGLTLDEIPCGKYGTLDQYYPDGDYVVVKFARWAFEKFKGVSDHLGTQMRAVGEVMSIGKTYKEAFQKAIRSLEKNVYGLGFVKDYNDKTLDELLTLLNFATPDRQFQMYEALRKGATVEQLHELTKIKAYFIEQMKELVDHEERIIAWAAEHPAQMLPADELASAKRDGFADRYLAQLLHLPETQVREARLDAGIRQAWEGVHVSSTADSEYFYSTYNAPDKSEPAPGKKIMILGGGPNRIGQGIEFDYCCVHAAFALKKLGFSTIIVNCNPETVSTDYDTSDKLYFEPLTTEDVLSIYEKEQPVGVIAQFGGQTPLNLASELKAAGVNILGTSPEIIDLAEDRDRFREVMDSLGIPMPEAGMAVTVEDALNIAHEIGYPVMVRPSYVLGGRGMEVVYDDETLSQYMAAAVGVTPDRPILIDRFLQHALECEADAICDGTLAFVPAVMEHVELAGIHSGDSACILPSLNISEEHLATIKDYTRKIAEAMHVCGLMNMQYAIEGDTVYVLEANPRASRTVPLVSKVCGIQMVQVATDVITGQITGRPSPVPELREKTFSHYGVKEAVFPFNMFPEVDPVLGPEMRSTGEVLGLADNFGEAFFKAQEATQTVLPLSGTVLITVNNRDKEEAVDVAREFERAGFSIIATAGTGAVLAEHGISCGTINKQGEGRPDILDAITNGEIDFVINTPSSTQESAVDDSYIRKAAIKAHVPYMTTLAAAMASALGIQAVKDASEASVMSLQDIHATIV; this is encoded by the coding sequence ATGCCCAAGCGCACCGATATCCACAAGGTAATGATCATCGGATCCGGCCCCATCATCATCGGCCAAGCGTGCGAGTTCGATTATTCGGGCACGCAGGCATGCAAGGCGCTCCGCTCGTTGGGCTACGAGATCGTCCTCGTCAACTCCAACCCGGCCACCATCATGACCGACCCCGACATCGCCGATCGCACCTACATCGAGCCCCTCAACGTCGAGCGCCTCGAGCAGATCATCGCCATCGAGCGCCCCGACGCGCTGCTTCCCAACCTGGGCGGCCAGTCCGGCCTCAACCTCTCCAGCGAACTTGCCGAGGCGGGCATCCTCGACAAGTACGGCGTCAAGGTCATCGGCGTCCAAATCGATGCCATCAAGCGCGGCGAGGACCGCGAGGAGTTCAAGAATACGATGGAGGAGCTCGGCATCGAGATGGCGCGCAGCCGCGTCTCGCACACCGTCGAAGAAGCCGTCGAAATCGCCGAGGAGCTCGGCTACCCGTGCGTGCTGCGCCCCGCCTACACCATGGGCGGCACCGGCGGTGGCCTGGTCTACAACATCGACGAGCTCAAGACTACGGTCGCCCGCGGCCTGGCGGCCTCGCCGGTCACCGAGGTGCTCGTCGAGGAGAGCGTCCTGGGCTGGGAGGAGCTCGAGTTCGAGGTCGTCCGCGACGCCAAGGGGCAGCTTATCACCGTCTGCACCATCGAGAACATCGACCCGATGGGCGTACACACGGGTGACTCGTTCTGCGCCGCCCCCATGCAGACCATCTCGCAAGAGGTCATCGATCGCCTCCAGAAGAAGAGCTACGCGATTGTCGACAAGGTCGGCGTCATCGGTGGTACCAACGTGCAGTGGGCGCATGATCCGGTGAGCGACCGTGACATCATCATCGAGATCAACCCGCGCACCTCGCGCTCGTCGGCTCTGGCCTCCAAGGCCACCGGCTTTCCCATCGCGTTGGTCTCGGCCATGCTCGCAAGCGGCCTGACACTCGACGAGATTCCCTGCGGCAAATACGGCACGCTTGACCAGTACTACCCCGACGGTGATTACGTCGTCGTCAAGTTCGCGCGCTGGGCCTTCGAGAAGTTCAAGGGCGTCTCGGATCACCTGGGCACGCAGATGCGCGCCGTGGGCGAGGTCATGTCCATCGGCAAGACCTACAAGGAGGCCTTCCAGAAGGCCATTCGCTCGCTCGAGAAAAACGTCTACGGCTTAGGGTTCGTGAAGGACTACAACGACAAGACCCTCGACGAGCTGCTCACGCTGCTCAACTTCGCCACGCCCGACCGCCAGTTCCAGATGTACGAGGCGCTGCGCAAGGGCGCCACGGTCGAGCAACTCCACGAGCTCACCAAGATCAAGGCCTACTTCATCGAGCAGATGAAGGAGCTCGTCGATCACGAGGAGCGCATCATCGCCTGGGCCGCCGAGCATCCCGCGCAGATGCTTCCCGCCGACGAGCTCGCCAGCGCCAAGCGCGACGGCTTCGCCGACCGCTATCTGGCACAGCTTCTGCACCTGCCTGAGACGCAGGTGCGCGAGGCACGTCTTGACGCCGGCATCCGCCAGGCATGGGAGGGCGTGCACGTGAGCTCCACGGCCGATTCCGAGTACTTCTACTCCACCTACAACGCTCCTGACAAGAGCGAGCCGGCTCCCGGCAAGAAGATCATGATCCTGGGCGGTGGCCCCAACCGCATCGGCCAGGGCATCGAGTTCGACTACTGCTGCGTGCACGCGGCGTTCGCGCTCAAGAAGCTCGGCTTCTCGACGATCATCGTCAACTGCAACCCCGAGACGGTCTCGACCGACTACGACACCTCCGACAAGCTCTACTTCGAGCCGCTCACCACCGAGGACGTGCTCTCCATCTACGAGAAGGAGCAGCCTGTCGGCGTCATCGCGCAGTTCGGCGGCCAGACGCCGCTCAACCTCGCAAGCGAGCTCAAGGCAGCCGGAGTCAACATCCTCGGCACGAGCCCCGAGATCATCGACCTGGCCGAGGACCGCGACCGCTTCCGCGAGGTCATGGACAGCCTGGGCATCCCCATGCCCGAAGCGGGCATGGCCGTCACCGTCGAGGACGCGCTCAACATCGCGCACGAGATCGGCTATCCCGTCATGGTGCGCCCGAGCTACGTGCTGGGCGGGCGCGGCATGGAGGTCGTCTACGATGACGAGACCCTGAGCCAGTACATGGCGGCCGCCGTGGGCGTCACGCCGGACCGTCCCATCCTCATCGACCGCTTCCTACAGCACGCGCTCGAGTGCGAGGCCGACGCCATCTGCGACGGCACGCTCGCCTTCGTGCCGGCCGTCATGGAGCATGTCGAGCTCGCGGGCATCCACTCGGGCGACTCGGCCTGTATCCTGCCGAGCCTCAACATCTCCGAGGAGCACCTGGCCACCATCAAGGACTATACGCGCAAGATTGCCGAGGCCATGCACGTCTGCGGCCTCATGAACATGCAGTACGCCATCGAGGGTGACACCGTCTACGTGCTCGAGGCCAATCCGCGCGCGAGCCGCACCGTGCCGCTCGTCTCCAAGGTCTGCGGCATCCAGATGGTGCAGGTCGCCACCGACGTCATCACCGGTCAGATCACCGGCCGTCCCAGCCCCGTTCCCGAGCTGCGCGAGAAGACCTTCTCGCACTACGGCGTCAAGGAAGCCGTCTTCCCGTTCAACATGTTCCCCGAGGTCGACCCTGTCCTCGGCCCCGAGATGCGCTCGACCGGCGAGGTCCTGGGCCTGGCCGATAACTTCGGCGAGGCGTTCTTCAAGGCGCAGGAGGCCACGCAGACGGTGCTGCCGCTTTCGGGCACCGTGCTCATCACCGTGAACAACCGCGACAAGGAGGAGGCCGTCGACGTCGCCCGCGAGTTCGAGCGTGCCGGCTTCTCCATCATCGCCACGGCAGGCACGGGCGCGGTACTCGCAGAGCATGGCATCTCCTGCGGCACCATCAACAAGCAGGGTGAGGGTAGGCCCGATATCCTCGACGCCATCACCAACGGCGAAATCGACTTCGTCATCAACACGCCGTCCTCCACGCAGGAAAGCGCCGTCGACGACAGCTACATCCGCAAGGCGGCCATCAAGGCCCACGTGCCCTACATGACGACGCTCGCCGCCGCCATGGCAAGCGCCCTGGGCATCCAGGCGGTCAAGGACGCGAGCGAGGCAAGCGTCATGTCGTTGCAGGACATCCACGCCACGATCGTGTAG
- a CDS encoding peptidylprolyl isomerase, with protein sequence MVNAGERVVVEYRGKLDDGREFASTHAQGELLEFVAGSGAMLPDFEYAVMGMSEGETRSIHIPMDRAYGSRDESLVITMPATTLPNGEALPVGAMLGIQGPDGDVMRVRVLEVSDDEVVLDCNHELAGENLNFDITLVEVRSESAIEHEKHAEGCTCGCDRLQESLKAQGA encoded by the coding sequence ATGGTAAACGCAGGGGAGCGCGTCGTCGTGGAGTATCGCGGCAAGCTGGATGATGGCAGGGAGTTCGCGAGCACGCACGCGCAAGGCGAGCTGCTCGAGTTCGTCGCGGGGTCGGGTGCGATGCTGCCGGACTTCGAATATGCGGTCATGGGCATGAGCGAAGGCGAGACGCGCAGCATTCACATTCCCATGGACAGGGCATACGGGTCGCGTGATGAAAGTCTGGTCATCACGATGCCGGCAACGACGCTTCCCAATGGCGAGGCGCTGCCCGTGGGTGCCATGCTCGGGATACAGGGGCCCGATGGCGACGTCATGCGCGTGCGCGTGCTCGAGGTGAGTGACGACGAGGTCGTGCTCGACTGCAACCACGAGCTTGCGGGCGAGAACCTCAACTTCGACATCACGCTCGTCGAGGTGCGAAGCGAGTCCGCCATCGAGCACGAGAAGCACGCAGAGGGATGCACCTGCGGGTGCGATCGGCTCCAGGAGTCGCTGAAGGCGCAAGGAGCGTAA